One part of the Aspergillus luchuensis IFO 4308 DNA, chromosome 5, nearly complete sequence genome encodes these proteins:
- a CDS encoding uncharacterized protein (COG:S;~EggNog:ENOG410PWTZ;~TransMembrane:7 (o24-42i54-79o99-120i132-161o181-203i215-239o251-275i);~antiSMASH:Cluster_5.20), translating into MSSPFGEPPKGLNLEEDSTGRNDAVVVCMYALAFVTIGFRLFSRIKVQQANIGLDDWLIIGALLSGTANMACAIAGGHYGLGKHVWVVTLDEIINMVHILYANVLLYILTVPLIKVSIILSYRRLFGMQWTMWACIALSIAYWIGCSVAFLCSCQPVSYFWTQYENPLGGYVRYDIYPFYIAHAVANMVGDLLILLVPIPLVWRLKLRVGQKIQILSIFLLGGFVCVASAIRIYYFTFINDVDVTWNLGNVFIWSSVEPSIGIVCACLPVLQPLFRTIINRRSMPNRTTTKGVRFAPDIMSKIHGDDRRQAREDEAVLTTTSVHIEMDGAGKGRISDEEEAMGYDLMSIKVQKDFQMEEEHRR; encoded by the exons ATGTCCAGTCCCTTTGGTGAGCCGCCCAAGGGCCTCAATCTCGAGGAGGACAGCACGGGGAGAAACGATGCCGTCGTCGTCTGCATGTATGCCCTGGCCTTTGTGACCATTGGCTTTCGGTTATTTTCCCGGATAAAGGTCCAGCAGGCCAACATAGGACTTGATGACTGGCTGATAATAGGAGCACTG TTATCAGGTACAGCCAACATGGCTTGTGCAATAGCAG GAGGACATTATGGCCTTGGGAAACATGTTTGGGTTGTCACTTTAGATGAGATAATCAACATGGTGCAT ATACTATACGCCAACGTGCTCCTTTATATCCTCACTGTTCCCCTCATCAAAGTCTCCATCATACTCTCATATCGCCGACTCTTTGGTATGCAGTGGACCATGTGGGCTTGCATCGCCCTGTCCATCGCCTACTGGATAGGCTGCTCAGTCGCCTTTCTATGCTCTTGCCAACCAGTCTCATATTTCTGGACACAATACGAAAACCCCCTCGGCGGTTACGTCCGATATGATATTTACCCGTTCTACATTGCTCATGCCGTCGCCAACATGGTGGgcgaccttctcatccttctcGTTCCAATTCCGCTAGTCTGGCGCCTGAAGTTACGAGTGGGACAGAAGATCCAAATTCTAagcatcttccttctcggtGGCTT TGTCTGTGTCGCTAGCGCCATCCGTATCTACTActtcaccttcatcaacgaCGTTGACGTGACCTGGAACCTGGGCAACGTTTTCATCTGGTCCAGTGTTGAACCATCCATCGGCATCGTCTGTGCCTGCCTCCCCGTCCTTCAACCCCTTTTCCGAACAATCATCAACCGCCGGAGCATGCCAAACCGAACCACCACGAAAGGTGTCCGCTTCGCACCCGATATCATGAGCAAGATACACGGCGACGATCGGAGACAGGcacgagaagatgaagccgtgTTAACGACAACGTCAGTACATATCGAAATGGACGGTGCAGGCAAGGGAAGGAtcagcgatgaagaagaagctatGGGGTACGATTTAATGTCTATCAAGGTGCAGAAGGATTTTCAaatggaggaagagcatCGTCGATGA
- a CDS encoding oxidase ustYa family protein (COG:S;~EggNog:ENOG410PPF9;~InterPro:IPR021765;~PFAM:PF11807;~antiSMASH:Cluster_5.20;~go_process: GO:0043386 - mycotoxin biosynthetic process [Evidence IEA]): MITSNSTFYDHEPLPILRVPTGPEADAEWNRIGGNTKLRPIVISSAEVRKMGKDPARAVKIPEELGYGSDAYIAWTEVFHLLHCVDILRQHVYSDYYASGLHGESHLDHHSHASHCLEVLAESIKCTGNTDPILFAWVEGTPWPSPEFSTQHTCRDFETVLDYVNNNGIPEDVFNAMTGPPPGYVPIPEFDI; this comes from the coding sequence ATGATTACTTCAAATAGCACATTCTACGACCACGAACCCCTCCCTATTCTGCGTGTCCCCACTGGCCCCGAAGCCGACGCCGAGTGGAATCGAATCGGCGGCAACACAAAACTCCGTCCGATTGTTATATCATCCGCCGAAGTCCGCAAGATGGGAAAAGACCCAGCCAGGGCTGTTAAGATCCCAGAGGAACTCGGATACGGCTCAGACGCATACATCGCGTGGACCGAAGTGTTCCACCTTCTTCATTGTGTCGATATCCTACGACAGCATGTCTACAGTGACTACTATGCATCGGGACTACATGGTGAATCTCACTTGGACCACCATTCGCATGCGTCGCACTGTCTGGAGGTTCTGGCAGAGAGCATCAAGTGCACTGGTAATACGGATCCGATCTTGTTTGCTTGGGTTGAAGGGACACCATGGCCATCGCCTGAGTTTAGTACGCAGCATACGTGTCGAGATTTTGAGACTGTGCTGGATTACGTGAATAATAATGGGATTCCGGAGGATGTTTTCAATGCGATGACGGGGCCGCCGCCAGGTTATGTGCCGATTCCAGAGTTCGATATCTGA